The sequence below is a genomic window from Lolium perenne isolate Kyuss_39 chromosome 7, Kyuss_2.0, whole genome shotgun sequence.
AACCCGGACTCTATGTTCCGTGTTTAAACATAACTGAACTCTATCTCTAACAGTGATGACTTCAGTATGTAGGTGGGAGATGGTAGGTTGCTTGGTTTCTTCCTAGCAGAACTGAATTCTTACTCACACCAGGGGCGAGTGGGAGTTGTGGCTGTGATTCGTGGCCAATGCTTCTCGTAACCATCGCCGTTTGCTTCTTTGAAGTATAACCCTTAGTGACTTGCTTGATTTGCAAGTTCAGCCATGGTAACTTACCAAAGGAAGTAGAAAATAACTTTATTCCTCTTTCTGCTCTGTTTTTTTATGCTGCAGAGCAATTCACAAAATAGTATACGTTATGTAGATGCAGAAGAAAGAAACGTATGTGTGTTTAGTTTTCATAAGTGCGGAGTGATGATACTCAGTTGTTGTACATTCATAGCATTCATGTGCACATTTATATCTCTGTTCTTTTAGAAGGATGATTTTTGTTGCTTCCCGCTTGAATGCGCAGGCTTACCTGCATATACAAGGAGTGGTTGATTTTTTAAATAAATCGCATATTGGGCTTACTGAGACTAGATGTTGAAAATTAGGTTATTGAAATTGTATATGATGGGGAAGTACAAGTGACTTACTTGGATACCATGCGACTATGGGATGATGACTTTGGCATGATGGTTGGAGAAGTAGACTTACATGGATCATTCTAACACCAGTGGGGGTAATTATCCCCGTAATACGAAGCCAATGCTTCTAGGATCTTGATGTATCATTTATTTTCAATAGCAAGTTTGCACTTAGCATTGCCATATCAGATTCTTATGCTTTAGCTATTTCAGAGCGGGCAGCACAGCATAGGAATCTATTTGGAATCAGCTAGTGAAGAGGAGATCAGACGTCAGGCAGACTTGGTAGGGAAAGAGATTGATGAAACTTTGAAAAGTCTGAGGTAAGGTGTGTTGTCTTTCCCAAACACTCCTCTGATCAGTTTATGTTACCTGTTTTTAAGTCCACGTACTAAGCACACACGGTTTTGCCTGCTTGTTTTTCTGAAGTTTGAACAGGGACAAGGTACTAACGCTTTGGCAGGAGATAGCTTGGAGTGCGAAGTTGTGGTTTGGTACTTTTGCTGCATTAGAGCTCGTGTTATATGCTGACTCCCGCCGCCGCGTACCTGAGAAGTAACTTGAGCGGTCATCATGCCCTATTCCCCCGTAATTGCGCAGTGGCGAAACTACCAGTTGTGTTTATGTCTAATCTGTCAGCGCTCATCTTGTGGCATATGTTATGTAAGACTCCGTTTGTCCATGTTTCTGTCAACTTTGACTGGGTTTAGTTGGCTCTTGTCCTGGAGGAACTACTCTATTAATCTAATTTGTTCGAAGGATTGTTGTACTCCGTATGCTAgttggtcgactgtcatggtcctTTTCAGAGACAGAAGAAAATATAGGAATTTGTCCTGTTTGTAGTAGGCCGTAACATAACAAGCTTACCATTAGCGCACAACTTATGGTTACAAGATAAGTTAAAAAATAATCTTTAACCAGCAAAAGTGCGCTAGTGTGACACCTGGTGGGGTGAACAAGGTAGCAAGCTAGCCTGGGTGAATTGAAAGGCAACATGCTGCTCTTCCTGTTTTTTGAACGAGTGAGTTTGCTGATGACATGATCCTAAGTTCAAGTTCATCATGATGTTCCTCGCTCGTTCCTGATATGAAAGTGAGAGTGGAGTGAAATCAAGTTCTGAAGGTTAAAAAATAACAGGAAGAAGAGCAGCATTTGTTGCAGATAAGGGACTCAAGCTATCGCTGTAGATTGACCCCACGGGTTGTTCAAAACTGGACTCCTTTGTGCCGAAAGACAGAAAGTAACTCTCAAAAGAACCGTGCCTTTACCAGTGAACTACAGCTCTGGCTTGGCACGCCCCAACCAAACTAGAGAAAACATTTTCGTTCACCGAGATAGGTGGTGCCATGGCGCGACAACACAACCACATCCGCTGTTTGCTCAAAAGGTAAAAACCCAACCAGTCAACCACCTGATATTTCTTTGTACTTGATACACAACCAGCAGATCATATGTTTATTCCTCGCCAAAAAATGATCATACATTTTATTACCCATCCCAAATAAAATAAGAGATTTTTTTGCTCATCCAAGAGAAACCAAGAGAAAGTTACTTCCTCACGCTGTACTTGGCAGCTACTACTAGTCTACTACCAACAAGCCTGATCTAGTTGTCTCAATGCAACAGTTCTTTCCCAAAGAGCCCAGCAATGGCTCGTCCAGGGTCTTCTTGTTTCACCAAGGATTCTCCTACCAAAACCTACATCATCAACAAGAGAACATTATTCATCCAGGAAGTCGAATAATTAAAATATTTAGACGGGCAAAGAAAGTCATGGCTGCTTGATAGCTTCTAGCAAGTAGCATATATTTTTCCGGGCCAAAACTGATGTACATCCAGAGGGGAAAGTGCATTTTTTAAATCACAAGGTAAAGATTTTATCAATCCACGAGCAATCAGATGAACTTACAGCGGAGACGCCAGCATTCTGCACATAAGCAACATCATCTGGGTTGAACAGCCCTGATTCACCAACAACCTGAAAATACATAAAGATTGGGGAAACAAATCAGCAAAAATTTAATGACAAGCATCTGTGGTCATAGTATCAAATGGTCCTTGCGGATTCATGAAACTTGCAATCAAGTCCAACAAAGGAAGCAGCGACCGACTTTGAGGTGCGTGTAGCATTCAGCATCGTAACCTTGATAGAATTCCAGATAATATAAAGTTTATAACACCTAAAAGTTACTGTGTAGAGTTCGGTTGTGAAGCATAATTTCTCCCTGTTTACTCTTACTGTAAAAGATGCCTTTTCGAATACATTCAGACAGTTCTAATCAGACTACCAGTTTATGAGTTCAGTATGGTGTTTACGGGCTTTCATGGCTTATAAAGTTTTTCTAATAAGTTTGTTATTTACTGTCATGCCTTCCAACGAATAACACCAATGTTTTTCTAGACTAGAAAAAATCACACATTAGCATGGGAGATTACCAATATTCCCTTCTCCCTGATGGCATCGCCGTGCTTCTCCAGCAATGTCTTTGTGTTTGAAGTATCCACTATAAATGTTTCTGCATCATAAATAATTTTTGACATGATAAGAAAACGACTCAATCGCCATATAAGTAAAAATTGTTGGCCTGGACCAATGCGAATGCGATGAGTCAAAACTTGTAAAATAAGAACGCCATACTTAACAAGGTGAGTGCCAGAAAAATCTCATACCAAGGCTGCGGTTGTTGATGCCAATAAGCTGAACACCATCTATCTTCAGCACACGCTCCATCTCCCTTTCATCATGAACCTATAATCAAACAATAACTTAGTTTTGTGCAGACTATAGAGATCAAATCATATTCATGCAGTACCGCAATAAGGAGACAAAAAATGAAGCCTATGTCAAACCTCAATAAGAGCTGTCAGTCCCAACTCATTGCATATCTTGAGGAAGTATTTTAAGTCATGATCAGTTAACACAGCAGCAATTAGCAGAACTGCATCAGCACCAATCGAGCGGGCATAATAGATCTGCCATTCATCAATGACAAACTCTTTGCACAGAAGGGGGCACTGCATTTACAACAGATACAACGGTATGCTGAGAAAAATGGCAACTTGGACTAATCCTCTTCACATATAAAGAACATGTATATCCATCATTACCTTCACTTCTGCTTTGCGCACCTTCTGAAGATTTTCAAAACTTCCCTGTAGAATTAAATATGTTTAGCTTACCCACTAAATACAACATATACTATCCTCAGATACATATACAGTTTCAAACGACAAACCTGAAAGTACTTCTCATCAGTCAAGATGCTCAAGCACGCAGCTCCATGCTTTTCATAAGCTCGAGCAATTTCAACCTGCAACATTTATTCGTGCTAATTATTCAACTAATCTTTGAAATTACCAGAGCTCATGGCAGTTATGAAGGAGCCCAGAAACTCACAGGATCGAAGTTCTCCCTGAGTACGCCCCTACTAGGTGATGCCTTCTTGACCTCAGCAATCAACGCCGGCACCCCATTACGCTTGTAGGCCGCGGCCAAAGCGCCATAGAAGTCTCTTGTAGGAGGGGCCTTCCCTGCAGACTCAATCACCTCCTTTAGAGGATGCCTGGCAAGCCCCTGCAGAAGACATTAGCAGTTTAGCACCCATCATATAAATGGCGCCATACCCCCTAACATCATAAGAAACATGCACAAGCATGCGCCATTTGGTGCTTCACAGTCGAATTACACAGAATGTTGAATATTCTGCTGCCATCATGTAACTTAATTAGTCAAATTACATCATGTATCACGTGGACGTACGTATCCATACTTATACGAATTGCTTCTGCATCAGTACACGAGTTAATTTTTTTCCTAGCTAAGCACTAATGTGAAGCCAATCGAATCAATCCACATTAAGGCATCTGCCATGATCTTCAGAAGCACTAATGCACATTAAAAAAAAACTCTTATTTCATCATAGGTGCAGCTGAAGATCCTACGATTATTGAAGGTGATTTTTTCTAAGATTAACATTGAGGTTTGAAAGGAGACTGTGATTAGTAAATCACTGGGTTTAGAATACCAGGCACTATAAAAATCTGTGTTATGGCGTAGTAGTAGCGTATGGGTTCTTCACCAAATAAgggtgcatatatatatatatatatatatataatcaagTCCTTGGAATCTGACAGTGGATATATATTTTTTGAGTCGCGTTGTGTTTGAATAATATTGCAACTGTACTTTTTTCTCGAGTTATTATGAAATGAATATCATTCTGTTTTTTGTTTCGAGGGGACAGCATTTTAGTTCAGTTAAATAAGACCAGATCCAAATATAAGACAAAGCAACAAAAAAATCAGAACCCAAGGTCGACCTTGTTGAGCCAATGCTTATATACAGTAAATCGTATAGCCGATAGCAGGCAGGTTGCATGTAGTATTGTAGTATACCTGTGCAACTTCGATCTCCTTGTCCCAGATGATCTTCTCGAGGATGTTCCGCGGCGCCCCCATCTCCTCCTCGACCTCCTTCATGGAGGCGGTGGGACGGCAGTGCCGGCGGATGCGGATCCCCTGTCTGGCCGCGGCGTCGTTGACCGCCTTGGCGTCCTCCAGCGCCGCCGCGTTCAGCATCTCGTCCCGCGCCAGCGCTCGAACGGTGCTCTGAAAAGGAGCGGCAGAGGGGGATCCTCTTAGTATAGAATTGAGAACTCAAACCGAACTCTGAATTCGTGTCCCAAGAAACCGGGATCAAACGGATCACAGCGGAGCAGAGCGGAGGAGCGGGGAGCGGGCCGCACCTTGGGGCCGGAGCGGAGAGGGCGGGGCCGGGCGGCTGCGGCGGGAGCGAGGGCGCGGACCCGCGACGGCAGAGgggagcgggcggcggcggcggccggggacAAGGGAGAGGCCCTGAGCTTTGGCGAGCTGAGGAGGGCTTCCATTTGCGCGCGAGGTGGCGTGGCGTAGTGGCGTGGCGGGGGTTGGTGGGGTGGGGGTTGGTCCGCGATGTGCGGGGGTGAGGTTCGTCGCAGGTGAGGTTTTATAGCACGGACGAACGGCGGGgacgggacggcggcggcgggaggagtaGCGGGTCAGCAACGGTCGGACGCCGGTGGTGCTCTGATGGCGATGGCAAGGCTCAATCTTTGCCGGGGTAAAAGTAACctggaaaagaaaaaaaaggaaaagaagagCAGCACGCCTATCACGTGCGCTCGTGTCGTGTCACATGCTCGATCCGCCACGGCCATCGTTCGCATAATCGCATCACACTGTCCTTCTACATGCAAGGCTAGAATTCTATTGCTCATCCGGTTCAAAATAATTGATTAAAAATGAATCTATTTTTTACACACTAAAATATCTACTGAACTTCTTTTGATTCGAATTAATTGATTTAACTTCATCTACATACGaaatgtatctagacatgtttATTGGCTATATGAATCGGAGATAGTAGAGATACCTATTTCTGAGCAACTACTCAACATGAGGAAGTACTAAGATTTCTTAACGGGTTTTAGTTATCTCACAAAAGTTCAATTGCAGTTTTTTTTAAGTAATACGGTTATAATTTTAATAGATCGATGGATTTTCGCAAAAAAAGGTACTTTTGGACTAAACCCTACAAAATCTTCATCTCAATATCATAATTATCCATCCAATAGGTATGGGAAATATTACATAAATGACTTGTTGACTCTCTACCATTACCTAATTGTTACTCCCTCCAATCTCTCTTAATTGACTGAGATTTAGTACAAGGAGGGAGTACTTTCTAACCCATATTTATACTCGATGAAAATTGCATTTTGAGTGCTTATAATTCTTTTCATTTTATATGACATTGGTGTAATAAAGAATCATGTCGACGATGATTTTTAGTTTAATGTGAACTCTATGATTATAGACACATGTGCTTTTAAAAGTGTGCCTTGCACCATATTCGGTTAGACAAATACTAGCCTTGCACAGTTACAATTCTTTGTAGTTCTTTGGAACGGAGGGACAATCCACTGAAAAGAGGCTCCTTAAACCGTAGCCATGTCAGTACATCTTCCAAAATGCTGCTGGGAAGTTCAGAACTGTTAAACACTTCAGTGCCATGTTCTATATTACGCTGGAAC
It includes:
- the LOC127323614 gene encoding indole-3-glycerol phosphate synthase, chloroplastic yields the protein MEALLSSPKLRASPLSPAAAAARSPLPSRVRALAPAAAARPRPLRSGPKSTVRALARDEMLNAAALEDAKAVNDAAARQGIRIRRHCRPTASMKEVEEEMGAPRNILEKIIWDKEIEVAQGLARHPLKEVIESAGKAPPTRDFYGALAAAYKRNGVPALIAEVKKASPSRGVLRENFDPVEIARAYEKHGAACLSILTDEKYFQGSFENLQKVRKAEVKCPLLCKEFVIDEWQIYYARSIGADAVLLIAAVLTDHDLKYFLKICNELGLTALIEVHDEREMERVLKIDGVQLIGINNRSLETFIVDTSNTKTLLEKHGDAIREKGILVVGESGLFNPDDVAYVQNAGVSAVLVGESLVKQEDPGRAIAGLFGKELLH